In Paracoccus aminophilus JCM 7686, a single window of DNA contains:
- a CDS encoding invasion associated locus B family protein codes for MVYRTSPALIAAVFSIASSAGMAFAQDTTAPAATPEAPAAAAPAETTPAPATTEAAPAAAAPAAAAPAAPAAAAPAAPAIPTSAADAQIGQTYVKTTHGDWALRCIKTPDGKDPCELYQLLKDSDGGAVAEASVVPVSGKVSAIITLVAPLETDLQHGLVLQVDANKPQAYPFMVCAQMGCIARVGVNDAELATLKKGKGATVTVSPFGAPPDQVVKLNLSLTGFTAGMDAVTAIMKELEATAPAAPAAPAAQ; via the coding sequence ATGGTTTACAGGACTTCCCCCGCGCTGATCGCAGCGGTTTTCTCCATCGCCAGCAGCGCGGGAATGGCGTTCGCTCAGGACACCACCGCACCTGCCGCCACCCCTGAGGCTCCGGCAGCGGCCGCCCCTGCTGAAACCACCCCGGCTCCGGCGACGACCGAAGCCGCACCTGCCGCAGCCGCTCCGGCTGCCGCTGCTCCGGCCGCCCCTGCGGCAGCTGCTCCGGCAGCGCCGGCGATTCCGACCAGCGCCGCTGACGCTCAGATCGGCCAGACCTATGTCAAGACCACCCATGGCGACTGGGCCCTGCGCTGCATCAAGACGCCCGATGGGAAAGACCCCTGCGAGCTCTATCAGCTTCTGAAGGATTCGGACGGCGGCGCCGTGGCCGAGGCCTCGGTCGTGCCGGTTTCGGGCAAAGTTTCGGCCATCATCACCTTGGTTGCGCCGCTGGAAACCGATCTCCAGCACGGTCTGGTGCTTCAAGTCGATGCGAACAAGCCGCAGGCCTATCCCTTCATGGTTTGCGCGCAGATGGGCTGTATTGCCCGCGTCGGCGTGAACGATGCCGAGCTTGCGACGCTCAAAAAAGGCAAAGGCGCCACGGTCACGGTTTCGCCCTTCGGTGCTCCGCCCGATCAGGTCGTCAAGCTGAACCTCTCGCTCACCGGCTTCACCGCGGGCATGGATGCCGTGACCGCGATCATGAAAGAGCTGGAAGCAACTGCTCCGGCCGCACCGGCTGCACCCGCCGCGCAGTAA
- a CDS encoding helicase HerA-like domain-containing protein, with product MLKAINLEEGTVFVGGGGEGYHSPQTLLLKYANRHGLIAGATGTGKTVTLQTLAESFSLAGVPVFLADVKGDLAGLSQIGGGDAKLAASFQSRAETIGCEMEYQAFPVTFWDVWGEEGHPVRTTPTEMGPLLLSRLMGLTDAQEGVLNIAFRAADEQGLALLDLKDLQSMLVWVGQNAKELSLKYGNVSTASVGAIQRSLLVLENEGGQLLFGEPALALADLIRTDGAGRGMINILAAERMMNAPTLYATFLLWLMSELFEQLPEVGDPDKPKIAFFFDEAHLLFNNASPALIAKIEQVARLIRSKGVSVWFISQNPADLPDQVLSQLGNRVQHALRAFTAKDQKALRMAAENYRPNPAFDTAAAIQHVGTGEAVTSFLEPKGVPGIVERTLIRPPYARLGTITDAERAAILAASPMAAKYDQTIDRDSAYEILARRAQSGSAMGTSADGTGQTGDASAGQGEFNRGRRYEPAGHSSATTSATKGSTQSATRGRQSDSIITTFGKSLARQAGAEAGRMLRGALGTFLRGK from the coding sequence ATGCTCAAGGCCATCAATCTTGAAGAAGGAACCGTCTTTGTCGGAGGTGGGGGCGAGGGCTATCACAGCCCGCAAACGCTGCTCTTGAAATATGCCAACCGGCACGGGCTGATCGCGGGCGCAACCGGCACGGGCAAGACCGTGACGCTGCAAACTTTGGCCGAATCCTTTTCGCTCGCCGGGGTGCCGGTCTTTCTGGCCGATGTGAAGGGCGATCTCGCGGGGCTGAGCCAGATCGGCGGCGGGGATGCGAAGCTCGCGGCGAGCTTTCAAAGCCGCGCCGAGACCATCGGCTGCGAGATGGAGTATCAGGCCTTTCCGGTGACTTTCTGGGATGTCTGGGGCGAGGAGGGCCATCCCGTCCGCACCACGCCGACCGAAATGGGGCCCTTGCTGCTCTCGCGGCTGATGGGGCTGACCGATGCGCAGGAAGGGGTCCTGAACATCGCGTTCCGCGCCGCCGATGAGCAGGGGCTCGCGCTTCTCGATCTGAAGGACCTGCAATCCATGCTGGTCTGGGTCGGTCAGAACGCCAAAGAGCTGAGCCTGAAATACGGCAATGTCTCGACGGCCTCGGTTGGCGCCATCCAGCGCTCGCTGCTGGTGCTCGAAAACGAAGGCGGCCAGCTTTTGTTCGGTGAACCTGCGCTGGCGCTGGCCGATTTGATCCGGACCGATGGGGCGGGCCGCGGGATGATCAATATTCTCGCCGCCGAGCGGATGATGAATGCGCCGACGCTTTATGCGACCTTCCTGCTTTGGCTGATGTCCGAACTTTTCGAGCAGCTGCCCGAGGTCGGCGATCCTGACAAACCGAAGATCGCCTTTTTCTTCGACGAGGCGCATCTGCTGTTCAACAACGCCTCGCCCGCGCTGATCGCGAAGATCGAGCAGGTGGCGCGGCTGATCCGCTCAAAAGGGGTCAGCGTCTGGTTTATCTCGCAAAATCCGGCGGATTTGCCCGATCAGGTGCTGAGCCAGCTTGGCAACCGCGTCCAGCACGCGCTGCGCGCCTTTACCGCCAAGGATCAGAAAGCCTTGCGGATGGCGGCGGAAAACTATCGCCCGAACCCAGCCTTCGATACCGCCGCGGCGATCCAGCATGTCGGGACGGGCGAGGCGGTGACTTCGTTTCTGGAACCCAAAGGGGTTCCGGGCATTGTCGAGCGCACGCTGATCCGCCCGCCCTATGCGCGGTTGGGCACGATCACGGACGCCGAGCGCGCGGCGATTCTGGCGGCCTCGCCGATGGCGGCGAAATACGATCAGACGATCGACCGCGATTCCGCCTATGAGATTCTGGCGCGGCGCGCCCAGTCGGGGAGCGCAATGGGCACCTCTGCGGACGGCACGGGCCAAACTGGTGATGCGAGCGCCGGTCAAGGCGAGTTCAATCGCGGTCGCCGTTACGAGCCCGCCGGTCATTCCAGCGCAACGACAAGCGCCACGAAAGGCTCGACGCAAAGCGCGACGCGCGGCAGGCAGAGCGATTCCATCATCACCACCTTCGGCAAAAGCCTTGCACGACAGGCGGGCGCCGAGGCGGGGCGGATGCTCAGGGGTGCGCTCGGGACGTTTTTGCGGGGAAAATAA
- a CDS encoding DUF6477 family protein, whose protein sequence is MSVMPETNPLCLKLFARPLRRPRLLVETARHGLPLWRRNRDLRRLLPGEDIPSPKANLARLYPEEQRLDRARQSGAADYQLRRHILILIAILAERGELAAETAPTLIFPAKTSRAHP, encoded by the coding sequence ATGAGCGTGATGCCCGAGACCAATCCGCTTTGCCTGAAACTGTTTGCCCGCCCGCTGCGACGGCCCCGGCTGCTGGTCGAGACCGCCCGCCACGGCCTGCCCCTGTGGCGGCGCAACCGCGATCTGCGCCGCCTGTTGCCGGGCGAGGATATCCCCTCGCCCAAGGCCAACCTGGCCCGGCTTTATCCCGAAGAGCAGCGCCTGGATCGCGCGCGTCAGAGCGGCGCGGCGGATTATCAACTCCGCCGCCATATCCTGATCCTGATCGCGATTCTTGCGGAGCGGGGCGAGCTCGCAGCCGAGACCGCCCCAACGCTTATTTTCCCCGCAAAAACGTCCCGAGCGCACCCCTGA
- a CDS encoding DUF6456 domain-containing protein, translating to MTILPGDFAADTSASGMLVGHGAVPAPDMAGPVSAIPHLDDLTYYLRHIEGGETIRALAREAGCHASTILRRIRRIEERRDDPVVDQALEKALHQPNADRQEPLKRRETEQLRRILRRLSEARAVLIVAEGMDKAIVARDEIRTAILDRNLAEKMAMNGWITLKARGRMSHYVISTAGREVLKAAIGGHQARGLPRRADFDEAVPVGQPESAPQAEGEDEQRAAQRLWGERVLEDPEDGTRRRFRVNLAESPLRLLGRRLDADGRPFLAPELIAAGERLRDDFELAQLGPRVAQNWDSFLTAGTQSSSFGRGFGGGSDSARNRVAAALRELGPGMGDLCLRVCCYLEGIETTERRLGWSARSGKIVLRLALIRLDMHYRKEYGDGLPLIG from the coding sequence ATGACAATACTGCCGGGCGATTTTGCCGCAGACACAAGTGCCTCCGGAATGCTCGTCGGACATGGCGCCGTGCCTGCGCCTGATATGGCCGGGCCGGTGAGCGCGATCCCCCATCTCGACGATTTGACCTATTATCTGCGCCATATCGAAGGTGGGGAAACCATTCGGGCCTTGGCGCGCGAGGCGGGCTGCCATGCCTCGACCATTTTGCGCCGTATTCGCCGAATCGAAGAGCGGCGCGATGATCCGGTCGTTGATCAGGCGCTGGAAAAGGCGCTGCACCAGCCGAATGCTGATCGCCAAGAGCCGCTCAAGCGGCGCGAGACCGAGCAATTGCGCCGGATTTTGCGTCGTCTGAGCGAAGCGCGTGCGGTGCTGATCGTCGCCGAGGGGATGGATAAGGCGATTGTCGCGCGTGACGAGATCCGGACCGCGATCCTTGACCGCAACCTTGCCGAGAAGATGGCGATGAACGGCTGGATCACGCTGAAGGCGCGGGGGCGGATGAGCCATTATGTGATCTCGACGGCCGGGCGCGAGGTGCTGAAGGCGGCAATTGGCGGGCATCAGGCGCGGGGGCTGCCCCGTCGCGCCGATTTCGACGAGGCGGTTCCGGTCGGTCAACCCGAGTCCGCCCCTCAGGCTGAGGGGGAGGACGAACAGCGTGCGGCGCAGCGTCTTTGGGGCGAACGCGTGCTCGAAGACCCCGAAGACGGCACCCGCCGCCGCTTTCGCGTCAACCTCGCCGAAAGCCCGCTGCGCCTGCTGGGCCGCCGCCTTGACGCCGATGGCCGACCGTTTCTGGCACCAGAGCTGATCGCGGCGGGCGAGCGCCTGCGCGATGATTTCGAGCTTGCCCAGCTTGGCCCACGCGTCGCCCAGAACTGGGACAGTTTTCTGACGGCGGGGACGCAAAGCTCCTCCTTCGGCCGGGGGTTCGGCGGCGGCTCGGACAGCGCGCGCAATCGGGTCGCCGCTGCCCTGCGCGAGCTGGGTCCGGGGATGGGCGACCTTTGCCTGCGGGTCTGCTGCTATCTCGAAGGGATCGAAACCACCGAGCGGCGCCTGGGTTGGTCGGCGCGTTCGGGCAAAATCGTACTTCGTCTCGCGCTCATCCGGTTGGACATGCATTACCGCAAGGAATATGGCGACGGCCTGCCGCTGATCGGGTGA
- a CDS encoding peroxiredoxin, translated as MKTGETVPFVTFQTRVRDDSLPGPNPYRWQPMTSDDYFKHRRVLLFSLPGAFTPTCTTYQLPGFEAAAVGLKALGLDEIYCISVNDSFVMNQWAKSLDLDMVQVIPDGSGEFTERMGMLVRKDNLGFGARSWRYAAIVNDGVIEAWFEEPGRVDDCPSDPYGATSPQSILDWLRDNPAKNAA; from the coding sequence ATGAAAACCGGCGAAACCGTTCCGTTTGTTACCTTCCAAACCCGGGTGCGTGACGACTCACTGCCCGGTCCGAATCCCTATCGCTGGCAACCGATGACCAGCGACGATTATTTCAAGCACCGCCGCGTGCTGCTTTTTTCGCTGCCGGGCGCTTTTACGCCCACCTGCACGACCTATCAGCTTCCCGGCTTTGAGGCCGCAGCAGTCGGTCTCAAGGCACTTGGCCTTGATGAGATCTACTGCATCTCGGTCAATGACAGCTTCGTCATGAACCAATGGGCCAAAAGCCTTGATCTCGATATGGTCCAGGTGATCCCGGATGGCTCGGGGGAGTTCACCGAGCGCATGGGCATGTTGGTGCGCAAGGACAATCTCGGCTTTGGCGCCCGCAGCTGGCGTTATGCCGCGATCGTCAATGACGGCGTGATCGAGGCCTGGTTCGAGGAGCCCGGTCGGGTCGACGATTGCCCAAGTGATCCCTATGGCGCGACTTCACCGCAGTCGATCCTGGACTGGTTGCGCGATAATCCGGCCAAGAACGCCGCCTGA
- the lipA gene encoding lipoyl synthase, which produces MADLPPQLRHPEKAHRPDQAQPKKPSWIRVKAPTSEGYKQTRDILRENRLSTVCEEAGCPNVGECWSQGHATMMIMGEICTRGCSFCNVQTGKPNALDVFEPGRVAHAVQKLGLNHVVLTSVDRDDLDDGGAEHFAQTIRAIRHRSPKSTIEVLTPDFLKSKPGALETVVEARPDVFNHNLETVPGLYPTVRPGARYFHSLRLLQRVKELDPAMFTKSGIMVGLGEDRQGVLQVMDDMRAADIDFMTIGQYLQPTPKHHRVDRFVTPEEFESYQRAAFGKGFLMVSATPLTRSSYHAGDDFAQLRDARLKKLGLA; this is translated from the coding sequence ATGGCCGACCTGCCACCCCAGCTGCGTCACCCTGAAAAGGCTCACCGACCGGATCAGGCCCAGCCCAAGAAGCCGTCCTGGATCCGCGTCAAGGCGCCGACGAGCGAGGGCTATAAGCAAACCCGCGACATCCTGCGCGAAAACCGTCTGTCCACCGTCTGCGAAGAGGCCGGTTGCCCCAACGTCGGCGAATGCTGGAGCCAGGGTCACGCCACCATGATGATCATGGGCGAGATCTGCACGCGCGGCTGTTCGTTCTGCAACGTCCAGACCGGCAAACCGAATGCGCTCGATGTCTTCGAGCCGGGCCGCGTCGCTCATGCCGTCCAAAAGCTCGGGCTGAACCATGTCGTGCTGACCTCGGTCGACCGCGACGATCTTGACGATGGCGGGGCCGAGCATTTCGCCCAGACCATCCGCGCGATCCGCCACCGCTCGCCGAAATCGACGATCGAGGTCCTGACCCCCGACTTTCTGAAATCAAAGCCGGGCGCGCTCGAAACCGTCGTCGAAGCGCGGCCCGATGTCTTCAACCACAACCTCGAAACCGTGCCGGGGCTTTATCCCACGGTCCGTCCGGGCGCGCGCTATTTCCATTCGCTGCGGCTGTTGCAGCGCGTGAAAGAGCTTGATCCGGCGATGTTCACCAAATCCGGAATCATGGTTGGGCTGGGCGAGGACCGTCAGGGCGTCTTGCAGGTCATGGACGATATGCGCGCTGCCGATATCGATTTCATGACCATCGGCCAATATCTTCAGCCGACGCCGAAACACCACCGCGTCGATCGTTTCGTCACGCCCGAAGAGTTCGAAAGCTATCAGCGCGCTGCCTTTGGCAAGGGTTTCCTGATGGTCTCGGCGACGCCGCTCACGCGGTCGAGCTATCATGCCGGCGACGATTTCGCGCAACTGCGCGATGCCCGGTTGAAAAAACTCGGTCTCGCCTGA
- a CDS encoding NAD(P)H-dependent flavin oxidoreductase, with product MTMSHALRNLVPIDLPIFQAPMAGVSTPALAAAVSEAGGLGALGLGASNVAAAGTAIAELKARTQAPFNVNFFCHEPARRDAALEARWIARMAPLFADYGAVPPAALAEIYESFRSTDAFLELVLATRPAVVSFHFGLPLPHQIAAMRGAGLVILVSATSLAEARAIVAAGCHGVIAQGWEAGGHRGIFDPNGPDERLSCADLTRLLVREISVPVIAAGGIMDGADIRRALANGAAAAQLGTAFVGCPESAADAAYRARMASGGETVMTRVISGRPARCLTNRFTAWGEDVAASEVASYPCAYDLGKSLNAAAKAQGESGFGAQWSGTQAARAGSRPAAELMAELGRELAEAEASARP from the coding sequence ATGACGATGTCTCACGCCTTGCGCAATCTGGTCCCGATTGATCTGCCGATTTTTCAAGCGCCCATGGCCGGGGTCTCCACGCCGGCACTTGCGGCGGCGGTTTCCGAGGCAGGCGGGCTTGGCGCGCTGGGGCTGGGTGCCTCAAATGTTGCGGCGGCGGGCACGGCCATCGCCGAGCTGAAGGCCCGGACGCAGGCGCCTTTCAACGTCAATTTCTTCTGCCACGAACCCGCCCGCCGCGATGCGGCGCTCGAGGCGCGCTGGATCGCGCGCATGGCGCCGCTCTTTGCCGATTATGGCGCGGTGCCGCCAGCGGCGCTGGCCGAGATCTATGAGAGCTTTCGCAGCACCGATGCCTTCCTCGAGCTTGTGCTCGCGACGCGCCCGGCGGTTGTGAGCTTCCATTTCGGTCTGCCCTTGCCCCATCAGATTGCGGCGATGCGGGGGGCGGGGCTGGTCATTCTTGTCAGCGCCACCTCACTGGCCGAGGCGCGCGCGATTGTCGCGGCGGGGTGTCATGGCGTGATCGCGCAGGGTTGGGAGGCTGGGGGGCATCGCGGCATCTTCGACCCCAATGGGCCGGATGAGCGGCTGTCCTGCGCCGATCTGACCCGGCTCTTGGTGCGTGAGATCTCGGTGCCGGTAATCGCGGCGGGAGGCATTATGGACGGCGCCGATATCCGTCGCGCCTTGGCTAATGGCGCGGCGGCGGCGCAGCTCGGGACGGCCTTTGTCGGCTGCCCTGAAAGCGCGGCTGATGCGGCCTATCGCGCGCGGATGGCCTCGGGGGGCGAGACGGTGATGACGCGGGTGATCTCGGGGCGTCCGGCGCGCTGTCTGACCAATCGTTTCACGGCTTGGGGCGAGGATGTCGCCGCGAGCGAGGTCGCCTCTTACCCCTGCGCTTACGATCTTGGCAAAAGCCTGAATGCGGCGGCGAAGGCGCAGGGCGAAAGCGGCTTTGGCGCGCAATGGTCGGGCACGCAGGCCGCGCGGGCGGGCAGCCGCCCTGCGGCGGAGCTGATGGCCGAACTCGGGCGTGAGCTGGCCGAAGCAGAGGCATCGGCGCGCCCGTAA
- a CDS encoding GMC family oxidoreductase, producing the protein MESFDHIVIGAGSGGAVVTRRLVDAGRSVLLLEAGPSDRTPFVHIPGTFVRVIGSQRTWPYATEPEPGALGRVMNVPQGRTLGGSSSVNAMIYIRGDAQDYDGWAGLGATGWSYADVLPYFRKAEANCRLADEFHGTEGPLTVSDPAHRHPLAYAFLRAAQQAGLPLTQDFNGAKQEGVGFFQSTTQNGRRASTAVTYLGPIRKNPRLTLRHGAEVQRLLIESDRVYGVEVRMSNGQVQSFTARHEVILSAGGLGTPKILMLSGIGPEEALAPHGIAQSHRLDGVGRNYQDHIAASVYGGLRDPISLYGADRGLRAVRLMAQYLLTRTGILASNVIESGGFLDTAGTGRPDVQIHVVPVLVGDADRAPPQQHGISLNPCCLRPTSRGVVTLHSADPRALPVLHANNLSTDHDIQTMMRGVSLCRRILRAPALASLLTEELAPGPAGDTPEGLEAHCRRFAKTVFHPSCTAKMGVDDLAVVDPTLRLRGMKGLRIADCSVMPALVSGNTNAPTIMIGERCADFILSGQ; encoded by the coding sequence ATGGAGAGCTTCGATCATATCGTGATCGGCGCAGGCTCGGGCGGCGCGGTTGTCACGCGCCGTCTGGTCGATGCCGGACGCTCGGTCCTGCTGCTCGAAGCAGGCCCGAGCGATCGCACCCCCTTCGTCCATATCCCCGGCACTTTCGTGCGCGTCATCGGCTCGCAGCGCACCTGGCCCTATGCGACCGAGCCCGAGCCCGGCGCTTTGGGACGGGTGATGAACGTGCCGCAGGGGCGCACGCTTGGCGGCTCGTCCTCGGTCAATGCGATGATCTATATTCGCGGCGATGCGCAGGATTACGACGGCTGGGCAGGTCTCGGCGCAACCGGCTGGTCCTATGCCGATGTCCTGCCCTATTTCCGCAAGGCCGAGGCGAATTGCCGTCTTGCCGATGAGTTCCACGGCACGGAAGGCCCCCTGACCGTCTCGGACCCCGCGCATCGCCATCCCTTAGCCTATGCGTTCCTGCGCGCGGCGCAACAGGCGGGCCTGCCGCTGACGCAGGATTTCAACGGGGCGAAACAAGAGGGCGTGGGCTTTTTCCAATCGACCACGCAGAACGGGCGGCGCGCATCGACGGCGGTGACCTATCTCGGCCCGATCCGCAAGAACCCGCGCCTGACCTTGCGCCATGGCGCCGAGGTCCAGCGTCTGCTGATCGAGAGCGACCGCGTTTACGGCGTCGAGGTCCGCATGAGCAATGGTCAGGTCCAGAGCTTTACCGCGCGCCATGAGGTCATTCTCTCGGCGGGTGGGCTCGGGACGCCGAAAATCCTGATGCTGTCGGGGATCGGCCCGGAGGAGGCTTTGGCCCCGCATGGGATCGCGCAGAGCCATCGGCTCGACGGGGTTGGCCGGAATTATCAGGACCATATCGCGGCTTCGGTCTATGGCGGGCTGCGCGATCCGATCAGCCTTTACGGCGCGGATCGCGGGCTGCGCGCGGTCCGGCTGATGGCGCAATATCTGCTGACGCGGACCGGGATTCTCGCCTCGAATGTGATTGAATCGGGCGGTTTTCTGGATACCGCGGGCACGGGCCGCCCGGATGTCCAGATCCATGTCGTGCCAGTGCTGGTCGGTGATGCCGACCGCGCGCCGCCCCAGCAGCATGGGATTTCGCTGAACCCCTGCTGTCTGCGCCCGACCTCTCGCGGCGTGGTCACCCTGCACAGTGCCGATCCGCGCGCTTTGCCGGTTCTTCATGCCAACAATCTCTCGACCGATCACGACATCCAGACCATGATGCGCGGGGTCTCGCTCTGCCGTCGCATCCTGCGGGCGCCTGCCTTGGCGAGTCTTCTGACCGAGGAGCTCGCGCCCGGCCCCGCCGGTGACACGCCCGAGGGGCTCGAGGCGCATTGCCGCCGCTTTGCCAAGACCGTCTTCCACCCCTCTTGCACCGCGAAGATGGGGGTCGATGATCTCGCGGTCGTCGATCCGACACTGAGGCTGCGGGGCATGAAAGGACTGCGGATCGCGGATTGCTCGGTCATGCCCGCGCTGGTCAGCGGCAATACCAATGCGCCGACAATCATGATCGGCGAACGCTGCGCCGATTTCATTCTGAGCGGTCAATGA
- a CDS encoding NAD-dependent succinate-semialdehyde dehydrogenase has protein sequence MSNSPEISPSPSLFIDGHWTAGSGNRRGAVLNPATGAQIGEVALAEAADLDAALAAAARAFGPWSRTSAYERAAILKRAAALARARAEEMAQAMTREQGKPLAEARMEAGGAGDHIDWYAEEARRTYGRVIPTRQPEVMQSTILEPVGPVAAFSPWNFPIGQIVRKIAGALAAGCTIIAKAPEETPSCIIILVKCFEEAGVPAGALNLVFGVPAEISAHLIPSPVIRKVSFTGSVQVGQHLGAMAARHLKRTTMELGGHAPYIVCDDYDIAKAAALGAGLKFRNAGQVCASPTRFLIQEAAFDGFAEAFVAAAQSLTLGEGTQEGVTMGPLAHARRLDAMQALVDDAVAQGARLLTGGARHGNTGFFFQPTVLADVPVSARIMNEEPFGPIAILNRFSDLSEAIAEANRLPFGLAAFGFSHRTERTHAMVRGIETGMLSLNHFGLAAPETPFGGVKDSGHGSEGGSEGIQAYLTTKFVSQLNG, from the coding sequence ATGAGCAATTCCCCAGAGATTTCCCCTAGCCCCTCCCTGTTCATCGACGGCCACTGGACCGCCGGTTCGGGCAATCGTCGCGGCGCGGTGCTGAACCCCGCCACCGGCGCGCAGATCGGCGAGGTGGCTTTGGCCGAAGCCGCCGATCTCGACGCCGCGCTGGCCGCAGCGGCGCGCGCCTTTGGCCCGTGGTCGCGAACCTCGGCCTATGAGCGCGCGGCGATCCTGAAGCGCGCAGCCGCCTTGGCCCGTGCGCGCGCCGAGGAGATGGCGCAGGCGATGACGCGCGAACAGGGCAAGCCTTTGGCCGAGGCGCGGATGGAAGCAGGCGGCGCGGGCGATCACATCGACTGGTATGCCGAGGAAGCGCGCCGCACCTATGGCCGCGTCATCCCGACCCGCCAGCCCGAAGTCATGCAAAGCACCATCCTCGAACCCGTCGGCCCGGTCGCGGCCTTCAGCCCGTGGAACTTCCCGATCGGCCAGATCGTGCGCAAGATCGCGGGCGCGCTGGCGGCGGGCTGCACGATCATCGCCAAAGCACCCGAGGAAACCCCCTCTTGCATCATCATCCTGGTCAAATGCTTTGAGGAGGCGGGCGTGCCTGCGGGGGCGCTGAACCTCGTCTTTGGTGTGCCCGCCGAGATCTCCGCGCATCTGATCCCCTCGCCGGTGATCCGCAAGGTCTCGTTCACGGGCTCGGTGCAAGTCGGCCAGCATCTCGGCGCCATGGCCGCGCGCCATCTCAAGCGCACGACGATGGAGCTCGGCGGTCACGCCCCCTATATCGTCTGCGACGATTATGACATCGCCAAGGCCGCGGCCCTCGGCGCCGGGCTGAAATTCCGCAATGCCGGGCAGGTCTGCGCCTCGCCCACGCGCTTCCTGATCCAAGAGGCCGCCTTTGACGGTTTTGCCGAGGCCTTTGTCGCGGCCGCGCAAAGCCTCACGCTTGGCGAGGGCACGCAAGAGGGCGTGACCATGGGCCCGCTTGCCCATGCGAGGAGGCTCGATGCGATGCAGGCGCTGGTCGATGATGCGGTCGCGCAAGGCGCGCGGCTGCTGACCGGCGGCGCGCGCCACGGCAATACCGGCTTCTTCTTCCAGCCAACGGTTTTGGCGGATGTGCCGGTCTCGGCGCGGATCATGAACGAAGAGCCCTTCGGTCCGATCGCGATCCTGAACCGCTTCTCCGATCTCTCCGAGGCGATTGCGGAAGCGAACCGCCTGCCCTTCGGTCTGGCCGCTTTCGGCTTTTCCCATCGCACCGAGCGCACGCATGCGATGGTGCGCGGGATCGAGACCGGGATGCTCTCGCTCAACCATTTCGGCCTTGCCGCGCCTGAGACCCCGTTCGGCGGCGTCAAGGATTCGGGCCATGGATCAGAGGGCGGTTCGGAAGGCATTCAGGCCTATCTCACCACCAAATTCGTCTCGCAGCTGAACGGTTGA
- a CDS encoding cupin domain-containing protein, with protein sequence MNIHQIDWSTLEWKEIRKGVEQKAFSGAGATLALHRLQPGHEPRPHKHPNEQIAYIVSGTADFHIGDQIVRLGPGGIVTIPGDVMHHAVVVGDEEVINIDVFTPARPEYAPLPEV encoded by the coding sequence ATGAACATCCATCAGATCGACTGGTCGACCCTCGAATGGAAGGAAATCCGCAAGGGCGTCGAGCAAAAGGCCTTTTCCGGCGCAGGCGCGACGCTGGCGCTCCATCGCCTGCAGCCCGGCCATGAGCCGCGCCCGCACAAACATCCGAACGAGCAGATTGCCTATATCGTCTCGGGCACGGCGGATTTTCACATCGGCGATCAGATCGTGCGCCTTGGCCCGGGCGGCATTGTCACCATCCCCGGCGATGTCATGCATCATGCGGTCGTTGTCGGCGATGAAGAGGTCATCAATATCGACGTCTTCACCCCGGCGCGGCCCGAATATGCACCCCTGCCCGAAGTCTGA
- a CDS encoding HpcH/HpaI aldolase family protein: MSLRARILAGELVVGPFQKTPSPQVTELLGRGGVDFVVVDQEHAPIGIEALDLIALAGRASGLPVLIRASHAAGPAIWPALDLGCAGVMVPHIRSAREAVTVAEAMKYARGRGFSPSGRAGNYGRMNPADYRARSDAETVFLAQIEDAAALPHLDEIAAVPEVDVLFIGPQDLALSLGCTGDAPEMQAAIDQVAAAAQHHGKAAGLFVGDPAQIAPMRARGISVFVCGSDQGLLQGGARRLMAASRDS, from the coding sequence ATGAGCCTGCGCGCGCGCATTCTGGCGGGCGAGCTGGTCGTCGGCCCGTTCCAGAAGACCCCGAGCCCGCAGGTCACCGAACTTCTCGGGCGCGGCGGCGTCGATTTCGTCGTCGTCGATCAGGAACATGCGCCCATCGGGATCGAGGCGCTCGATTTGATCGCGCTGGCGGGCCGGGCGAGCGGGTTGCCGGTCCTGATCCGCGCGAGCCATGCGGCAGGGCCCGCAATCTGGCCCGCGCTCGATCTGGGCTGCGCGGGTGTCATGGTCCCCCATATCCGCAGCGCGCGCGAGGCGGTGACGGTGGCCGAGGCAATGAAATATGCGCGCGGACGCGGCTTTTCGCCCTCGGGTCGCGCCGGGAATTACGGCCGGATGAACCCCGCCGATTACCGCGCGCGCTCGGACGCCGAGACGGTCTTTCTCGCCCAGATCGAGGATGCCGCGGCGCTCCCCCATCTCGACGAGATCGCCGCCGTGCCCGAGGTCGATGTCCTGTTCATCGGCCCGCAGGATCTCGCGCTCTCGCTCGGGTGCACGGGCGATGCGCCCGAAATGCAGGCCGCCATCGATCAGGTCGCCGCTGCCGCGCAGCACCATGGCAAGGCGGCCGGGCTTTTCGTCGGCGATCCCGCGCAGATCGCACCGATGCGGGCGCGCGGCATTTCCGTTTTCGTCTGCGGCTCGGATCAGGGGCTGCTTCAAGGCGGCGCGCGCAGGCTCATGGCCGCCAGCCGCGACAGTTGA